A window of the Ardenticatenales bacterium genome harbors these coding sequences:
- a CDS encoding GAF domain-containing sensor histidine kinase: MRKKKNAATLLREGFRRLNWAIFLLFLLGLIGMAAAFWGLRTLLWQGDAALWLPALGLAGAVLLLLAALVMMVVIQIGGQTRAVTLVSVDDELNTLRVASNRARALQQMASTISGTLSFERVMDVALDAASLVLEELGVPAQSLTGAVFLYDAGKLVPVAARRFAARDFEQEVGDNAGIIAESLKNAEPISTDKPAQDPELRKLIAFQTCQSAVCIPLRAGFQLFGAMIIGTEFGVEFSQDRFEFFKAVADQSVIALQNAQLYQDLRAEKQRLIEADEEARKELARSLHDGPTQSIAAIAMHINFVRSLMVRDPRQALDELIKVERLAKRTSKEIRGMLFALRPLVLETDGLAAAIEAAIEKIRETDKIKMRLVGGDYAELLDQPTQTVVFSIIEEALGNARKYAEASMIEVRLWREGDLFVARVQDDGVGFDVGEVNANYTARGSLGMVNMRERAERIEGSIKVDSVPGRGTAVTLIVPLKKRNAPAG, from the coding sequence ATGCGCAAGAAGAAAAACGCCGCCACGCTTCTCCGGGAAGGATTTCGCCGCCTCAACTGGGCTATCTTCCTCCTATTTTTGCTGGGTCTGATAGGAATGGCCGCGGCATTTTGGGGGCTGCGCACGCTGTTATGGCAGGGTGATGCGGCACTCTGGTTGCCGGCATTAGGGTTGGCGGGAGCCGTCCTGCTGCTGTTGGCGGCGTTGGTGATGATGGTCGTCATCCAGATTGGCGGCCAGACGCGGGCGGTGACGCTGGTGAGCGTGGATGATGAGTTGAACACGCTGCGGGTGGCGAGCAACCGGGCGCGCGCTTTGCAGCAGATGGCTTCTACGATTAGCGGCACGCTCAGTTTTGAGCGTGTGATGGATGTGGCGTTGGATGCGGCGAGCCTGGTGCTGGAGGAGTTGGGCGTGCCGGCACAATCCTTGACGGGGGCGGTCTTTCTTTATGATGCGGGGAAGCTGGTTCCGGTGGCCGCCCGCCGTTTTGCCGCCCGTGATTTTGAGCAAGAGGTGGGGGATAATGCCGGCATCATCGCCGAATCCCTCAAAAACGCCGAACCCATCAGCACCGATAAGCCCGCCCAGGACCCCGAACTGCGTAAACTCATCGCCTTTCAAACCTGCCAGAGCGCCGTTTGCATTCCCCTGCGCGCCGGCTTTCAACTCTTTGGAGCCATGATCATCGGCACGGAATTTGGCGTTGAATTCAGCCAGGATCGTTTCGAGTTCTTCAAAGCCGTTGCCGATCAGTCCGTCATCGCCCTGCAAAATGCCCAACTCTACCAGGACCTGCGCGCCGAAAAACAACGCCTGATCGAAGCGGACGAAGAAGCCCGCAAAGAACTGGCGCGCAGCCTTCACGACGGTCCCACGCAAAGCATCGCCGCCATCGCCATGCACATCAACTTCGTGCGCAGCCTCATGGTCAGGGACCCGCGCCAGGCCCTCGACGAACTGATCAAAGTGGAGCGGCTGGCAAAGCGGACCTCCAAAGAAATACGGGGCATGTTGTTTGCCCTGCGCCCATTGGTGTTGGAGACAGACGGCCTGGCCGCGGCCATCGAAGCCGCCATAGAAAAAATCCGCGAGACGGACAAAATCAAGATGCGGCTGGTGGGCGGCGACTACGCGGAATTGTTAGACCAACCCACGCAAACCGTTGTCTTTTCCATCATTGAAGAAGCGTTGGGCAATGCGCGCAAATATGCCGAGGCCAGCATGATCGAGGTGCGTTTATGGCGGGAAGGGGACCTGTTCGTGGCTCGCGTGCAGGATGATGGCGTTGGGTTTGACGTGGGCGAAGTGAACGCCAACTATACGGCGCGGGGCAGCCTGGGCATGGTGAACATGCGCGAACGGGCGGAGCGGATCGAGGGTTCCATCAAGGTTGATTCCGTGCCCGGACGCGGCACGGCGGTGACGCTCATTGTGCCCCTCAAGAAACGAAATGCTCCCGCCGGATAA
- a CDS encoding pseudouridine-5'-phosphate glycosidase yields MNQLLHFLPEVEAALRAGAAVVALESTLITHGLPFPRNVETAAAIEAAVREVGAVPATIAILSGRIHVGLTAAQLSYLGQRPPGTVRKCSRRDLPLALALGEDGATTVAGTMIVAREAGIELFATGGIGGVHRGHPFDVSADLRELGRTPVTVVCSGAKSILDLAATREVLETNGVTVVGYGTDEMPAFYSPTSGLPVDARLDTPAQVAALVRARRRLDLQSATLVTVPVPADAALSPTAAESAIVQATQEADAAGIHGPAATPWLLQRVLELTDGASLEANTALLRHNAGIAARIARVLSEE; encoded by the coding sequence ATGAATCAACTGCTACATTTTTTGCCTGAAGTGGAGGCGGCGCTGCGCGCGGGCGCGGCGGTGGTCGCTCTGGAAAGTACGCTGATCACGCATGGATTGCCTTTTCCCCGCAACGTGGAGACGGCGGCGGCGATTGAGGCGGCGGTGCGGGAGGTGGGGGCCGTGCCGGCAACGATTGCCATCTTGAGCGGGCGGATTCATGTGGGATTGACGGCGGCGCAATTGTCTTACCTGGGCCAGCGTCCGCCGGGGACGGTGCGTAAATGTAGCCGTCGTGACTTGCCGCTGGCGCTGGCGTTGGGGGAGGATGGGGCGACGACGGTGGCGGGGACGATGATTGTGGCGCGAGAGGCGGGGATTGAGTTGTTTGCGACGGGGGGGATTGGTGGTGTGCATCGGGGGCATCCGTTTGATGTTAGTGCGGATTTGCGGGAGTTGGGGCGCACGCCGGTGACGGTGGTGTGCAGTGGGGCGAAGTCGATTTTGGATCTGGCGGCGACGCGGGAGGTGTTGGAGACGAACGGAGTGACGGTGGTGGGGTATGGGACGGATGAAATGCCGGCATTTTACTCCCCCACCAGCGGCCTTCCCGTAGACGCCCGCCTGGACACGCCGGCGCAGGTGGCTGCCCTCGTCCGCGCCCGCCGCCGCCTTGACCTGCAATCCGCCACGCTCGTCACCGTGCCCGTGCCGGCGGACGCGGCCCTGTCCCCCACTGCCGCCGAATCGGCCATCGTTCAGGCCACGCAGGAGGCGGACGCTGCCGGCATTCACGGCCCGGCGGCCACGCCGTGGCTCTTGCAGCGCGTGTTGGAATTGACCGATGGGGCCAGTCTGGAGGCGAATACGGCTTTGTTGCGGCATAATGCCGGCATTGCTGCCCGCATCGCCCGCGTCCTGAGCGAAGAGTGA
- a CDS encoding GNAT family N-acetyltransferase — translation MLEMPILETPRLQIRPFALADLADAYRLFDEELADADLGTVTVTARAQRAEWLQWTVLNYTQLAQLNQPPYGDRAIVLQATGELIGSCGYVPCLNAFAQVPGMAATVEADRVSPEFGLFYAISPTHQRRGYATEAAQAMVDYAFQHLRLRRIVAETNYDNEGSIGVMRRLGMRIGRNSLPEPPWLQVVGVIEFQAEVE, via the coding sequence ATGTTGGAAATGCCCATTTTGGAAACACCCCGCCTGCAAATTCGCCCTTTTGCGCTGGCGGATCTGGCGGATGCGTATCGCCTGTTTGACGAAGAACTGGCCGACGCCGATCTCGGCACGGTAACAGTGACGGCGCGTGCGCAGCGGGCCGAATGGCTGCAATGGACCGTGCTTAATTACACACAGTTGGCGCAGTTGAACCAGCCGCCCTACGGGGATCGGGCCATCGTCCTTCAAGCGACGGGCGAATTGATTGGCTCCTGTGGTTATGTGCCCTGTTTGAATGCCTTTGCCCAGGTTCCGGGGATGGCGGCCACCGTTGAGGCGGACCGCGTCTCGCCGGAGTTTGGCCTTTTCTACGCCATTTCGCCAACGCATCAGCGGCGCGGCTATGCCACGGAAGCGGCGCAGGCGATGGTTGATTACGCCTTTCAGCATTTGCGCTTGCGGCGCATTGTGGCGGAAACGAATTATGATAATGAGGGGTCAATAGGGGTGATGCGGCGGTTGGGGATGCGGATTGGGCGCAATTCGCTGCCGGAACCGCCGTGGCTACAAGTGGTGGGCGTGATAGAATTCCAGGCAGAAGTTGAATAA
- a CDS encoding lamin tail domain-containing protein — translation MSRRLLFWLMPAFTLTLLLSLLLSHPLQAQRPTAAPGDVIISEVAWSGTAASSSDEWMELYNTTNQAIDLTGWTIEDGLSIILSGQIEANSFFLLERTDDTTISNLAADQIYTGALTDGGETLILRDAGSSVIDTANGDGDVWPAGTLPPDRHSMERLDPDVSDSDANWVSNDGITRNGLDANGNAINGTPRQPNSSWSITPPAGEPDLVASKSGPAIAAPGSNITYQIGLQNAGSATANGVTLTDTLPIGLSYLSDDGGFPLSQPDAQTLVWSIGEVLTPTNITFHVNVAVAANASGSVTNQIVAATSSAESNLGNNQAGATTVISDGTTPVVLIEAILYDGYVSGDLDEAVQLVNAGTTSVDISGWRITDNGDPGSGAVLPAGTSIAPGQRLWLARGATAFSFSFGAPPDFETDDTLPEVPEMEGGWPGYTNTGDEVVLLDDIGNVVDTLVYENGNTGQNGWSGAAVQPFSVGSASGSNGQILYRMRDQATNLPVPDTNTAADWAQSTADTVNGRKVRYPGWDLDAFFFTAQSTEFAELRIAIAPDNAFQAIVDHINSAQSSIIMESLTFENVGVADALIAAANRGVAVSLLLEGGPTGGLSDQEKYVCQELDSAGISCWFMISDDDNDIHDRYSYLHAKFILVDNARVAISSENMSLNSLPNDDKADGTWGRRGLVLFTDAPGVIARVHDIFTADYAPLTHTDLKQWQAADPTYGAPSPGFVPITESGGITYTVRYPTPAVFQGTFSFEVVHSPENSLRDQNSLLGLVNQAGTGDLVLVQQLDEPPHWGSSDSTPTADPNLRLEAYLNAARRGATVRLLLDGALDDPNSPTSNQATCDYVKSVARGEGLQVICALGNPAGLGIHNKMVLVRLAGHGYIHVGSINGSEQSNKGNRELALQVQSDEAFALLADMFQRDWPNRAYVPTFSFNFQGAATYPLISEVMYDPTGSDDAEFVEIVNPTGSVMDLSNYALGDAVNITDFEDLRRFPAGVTLAPGETLVVAAKATAFQALYGFNPDFEILDTNGNIPDLIDDPAWGSPDTYFQLGNGGDEVILRGPDNKAVDAISYGTGQFPGVIACAVIDNGHALERYPHWRDTNNCPADFRDVFPPTPGNVPAFP, via the coding sequence ATGTCAAGACGCCTTCTGTTCTGGCTGATGCCGGCATTCACCCTCACCCTCCTTCTCTCTCTCCTCCTCTCCCATCCCCTGCAAGCCCAGCGCCCCACCGCCGCCCCCGGCGACGTGATCATTAGCGAAGTCGCCTGGAGCGGTACTGCCGCCTCCAGTTCCGACGAATGGATGGAACTCTACAACACCACAAACCAGGCCATTGACTTGACCGGCTGGACCATTGAAGATGGCCTCAGCATTATTCTCTCCGGCCAAATCGAAGCTAACAGCTTTTTTTTGTTAGAGCGCACGGATGATACCACCATTTCCAACCTTGCCGCCGACCAGATTTACACGGGCGCGCTTACGGATGGCGGTGAAACACTTATTTTGCGAGATGCCGGCAGCAGCGTGATTGACACGGCCAACGGGGATGGCGACGTCTGGCCTGCCGGCACGCTACCTCCAGACCGTCATTCCATGGAACGCCTCGACCCTGACGTTAGCGATAGCGATGCCAACTGGGTGAGCAACGACGGCATCACCCGCAACGGCCTGGACGCCAACGGCAACGCCATCAACGGCACGCCGCGCCAGCCCAATTCAAGCTGGTCGATCACCCCGCCCGCGGGCGAACCGGACCTGGTCGCCAGCAAATCCGGCCCGGCCATCGCCGCGCCCGGCAGCAACATTACCTACCAGATCGGGCTGCAAAATGCCGGCAGCGCCACAGCCAACGGCGTCACCCTCACCGACACCCTGCCCATCGGCCTCAGCTACCTCAGCGACGACGGCGGCTTCCCCCTCAGCCAACCCGACGCGCAGACGCTCGTCTGGAGCATCGGGGAAGTCCTCACCCCCACCAACATCACTTTTCACGTGAACGTGGCCGTGGCCGCCAACGCCAGCGGCAGCGTCACGAACCAGATCGTGGCTGCTACGAGCAGCGCGGAGTCGAACCTGGGCAACAATCAGGCCGGCGCCACCACCGTCATCAGCGATGGGACGACGCCCGTGGTGTTGATTGAGGCAATTTTGTACGATGGCTACGTTTCCGGGGACCTGGATGAGGCGGTGCAGTTGGTCAATGCCGGCACAACCTCCGTGGACATCAGCGGTTGGCGCATCACCGACAACGGCGACCCCGGTTCCGGGGCCGTCCTCCCCGCCGGAACCAGCATCGCCCCCGGCCAGCGCCTCTGGCTTGCCCGCGGTGCCACCGCTTTTAGCTTCTCCTTTGGCGCGCCGCCGGACTTTGAAACGGACGACACCCTGCCGGAAGTGCCGGAGATGGAGGGAGGGTGGCCGGGTTATACCAATACGGGCGATGAGGTGGTGCTGCTGGACGACATAGGCAACGTCGTAGACACGCTCGTTTACGAAAACGGCAACACCGGTCAAAACGGTTGGTCCGGCGCCGCCGTGCAACCTTTCTCCGTGGGCAGCGCCTCCGGCAGCAACGGCCAGATTCTCTACCGCATGCGCGACCAGGCCACCAACCTGCCCGTTCCCGACACAAACACCGCCGCCGATTGGGCGCAATCCACAGCGGACACCGTCAACGGGCGCAAAGTACGCTATCCCGGCTGGGACCTGGACGCCTTCTTCTTCACCGCCCAATCCACCGAATTCGCCGAACTGCGCATCGCCATCGCCCCCGACAACGCCTTCCAGGCCATCGTAGACCACATCAACAGCGCCCAAAGCAGCATCATCATGGAATCGCTCACCTTTGAGAATGTGGGGGTGGCCGATGCCCTTATCGCCGCCGCCAATCGCGGCGTGGCGGTGTCCCTGCTGCTGGAGGGGGGTCCCACGGGCGGCCTTTCGGACCAGGAAAAATATGTGTGCCAGGAGTTGGATAGTGCCGGCATTTCCTGCTGGTTCATGATCTCCGACGACGACAACGACATCCACGACCGCTACAGCTACCTGCACGCCAAATTCATCCTCGTAGACAACGCGCGCGTCGCTATCAGCAGCGAAAACATGAGCCTGAACAGCCTGCCCAACGACGACAAAGCAGACGGAACCTGGGGACGGCGCGGCCTGGTCCTCTTCACCGACGCCCCCGGCGTCATCGCCCGCGTGCACGACATCTTCACCGCCGACTACGCCCCCCTGACACACACCGACCTGAAACAGTGGCAGGCCGCCGACCCCACGTATGGCGCGCCCTCCCCCGGCTTCGTGCCCATCACCGAAAGCGGCGGCATCACCTACACCGTGCGCTACCCCACGCCCGCCGTCTTCCAGGGCACATTCTCCTTTGAAGTGGTCCATTCACCCGAAAACAGCCTGCGCGACCAGAACAGCCTCCTCGGACTGGTGAATCAGGCCGGCACGGGCGACCTGGTGCTGGTGCAGCAGCTTGACGAACCACCACACTGGGGCAGCAGCGACAGCACCCCCACCGCCGACCCCAATCTGCGCCTGGAAGCCTACCTCAACGCCGCCCGGCGCGGCGCCACCGTGCGCCTGCTGCTGGATGGGGCGCTGGATGATCCCAACTCCCCCACGAGCAACCAGGCCACTTGTGACTATGTGAAAAGCGTGGCCCGCGGCGAAGGGTTGCAAGTTATTTGCGCTCTGGGCAACCCGGCGGGACTGGGCATCCACAACAAAATGGTACTCGTGCGCCTGGCCGGGCACGGCTACATCCACGTGGGCAGCATCAACGGCAGTGAGCAGTCTAACAAAGGGAACCGGGAGCTGGCGCTGCAAGTGCAGTCCGACGAAGCGTTTGCGCTGCTGGCGGACATGTTCCAGCGCGACTGGCCCAACCGCGCCTACGTGCCCACGTTCTCCTTTAATTTCCAGGGGGCGGCGACCTATCCGTTGATCAGCGAAGTGATGTATGACCCCACGGGATCGGATGACGCGGAATTTGTGGAGATCGTGAATCCCACGGGCAGCGTTATGGACCTGAGCAATTATGCGTTGGGGGATGCCGTAAACATAACGGATTTTGAGGATTTGCGCCGCTTCCCGGCAGGCGTGACGCTGGCTCCGGGGGAAACGCTGGTGGTGGCGGCAAAGGCCACGGCTTTCCAGGCGCTCTATGGCTTCAATCCCGATTTCGAGATTTTGGATACGAACGGCAATATCCCCGACCTGATCGATGACCCGGCCTGGGGTTCGCCGGACACGTACTTCCAATTGGGCAATGGCGGGGATGAGGTGATCTTGCGCGGACCGGATAACAAGGCGGTGGATGCCATCAGCTATGGCACGGGACAGTTCCCCGGCGTCATCGCCTGCGCCGTGATCGACAATGGGCACGCGCTGGAGCGGTATCCCCACTGGCGAGACACGAATAACTGCCCCGCCGACTTCCGTGATGTTTTCCCACCGACGCCGGGGAACGTGCCGGCATTTCCCTGA
- a CDS encoding ribonucleoside reductase class II has translation MMLREAKQNSVNGAARPELRISENALAVLRRRYLRRGPDGKPIESVAEMFYRVASHVAGVEDEGEAQAVAEAFYELLTTFRFMPNSPTFTGAGTPLGQLAACFVLPIEDDMGRDSAGIFQTLRDAALIQQTGGGNGFSFSRLRPKGALVKSSAGQATGPVGFLRVYDQAFGEIAQGGTRRGANMAVLRVDHPDIFEFISCKASEHAITNFNISVGITDDFMCAVRDDTTFDLINPRDGVVWRTVQARELFDEIVKYAYSNGEPGVLFLDAANRTNPVPHLYELEATNPCVTGDTRIYTANGLYQAAELAAADALPVVVDGRFDVDTLQPASAVFATGVKDVFRVTTREGYEVRLTANHQVMTARGWVAAGQLQPGDQIHILNRPGAFGTEGSRELGLVLGWLVGDGTVNQIRAVLSFFGTEKTELAPTFADAVTTLVDKDDRYKQNTHRFYPVQPTEIAGRDEVRVQSDRLRHLAAQYGLDENKLQVPEVIFRGSQETQQAFLQALFTADGTMADGGDKGSSVRLTSISVALLQDVQRLLLNFGIASRIDRERRTAGWRELPDGTGGTAPYWCQAYHELVISQDNLLRFARRVGFLSQAKQTSLLDCLAHMTHGPDRERFVAHVQAVEPDGREMVYDLSQPSTHSFVANGLVVHNCGEQWLGAYENCCLGSINLANHFAPDGAVDWEKLAQTTALATRFLDDVVSANAYVPAVPQLKEAAFRARRIGLGIMGLADLMYHAGIRYGSAEGQAFAAQVMEFVRFHCMKTSIELSRVRGPFLSIKGSIYDPDNLRWTPPQPLFPYARDFGRPVLNWDEIVAGIRQHGIRNAAQTTVAPTGTIATVSGCEGYGCEPVFALAYVRHVNDNGKDLQLTYTSPLFAQALLDAGLDEATRNHIIEHVVQVGTCQDLPELPASIRHTFVVSQDISAAEHVQMQAAIQAFVDNSISKTCNFPATAQPEDVAQAYMSAWELGCKGLTVYVTGSRDKVVLETHATKKAKEPEAAEPARQPALWPAETKKPRPRQLKGVTHRITTPLGTAYVTINENGGNQPFEVFLQTSKAGSDTAAVSEAIGRLISYILRLSSSVPPRERMREVVNQLGGIGGGRPLGFGSNRVLSLPDGVAQVLNDYLLVDQSTQDNEHRVAKAEMHRLPIGDLCPECGEAAVVNEEGCRKCYACGYSEC, from the coding sequence ATGATGCTCAGAGAGGCAAAGCAAAATTCGGTCAACGGGGCGGCGCGGCCGGAATTGCGGATCAGCGAGAATGCACTGGCCGTCTTGCGGCGGCGCTATTTGCGCCGGGGACCGGATGGGAAGCCAATTGAATCCGTAGCGGAGATGTTTTACCGCGTGGCCAGCCATGTGGCGGGCGTGGAGGACGAGGGGGAGGCGCAGGCGGTGGCAGAGGCTTTCTACGAATTGCTGACGACGTTCCGATTCATGCCGAATAGTCCGACGTTTACGGGGGCGGGAACGCCGCTGGGGCAGTTGGCGGCCTGTTTTGTGCTGCCGATTGAGGATGATATGGGGCGGGATAGTGCCGGCATTTTCCAAACCCTCCGCGACGCTGCCCTCATCCAGCAAACCGGCGGCGGCAATGGCTTCTCCTTCTCCCGCCTGCGCCCCAAAGGCGCGCTCGTGAAAAGCTCCGCCGGGCAAGCCACCGGTCCCGTCGGCTTCCTGCGCGTCTACGACCAGGCCTTTGGCGAGATAGCCCAAGGCGGTACCCGCAGGGGGGCCAATATGGCTGTGCTGCGCGTGGACCACCCGGATATCTTTGAGTTCATTTCCTGCAAGGCCAGCGAACACGCCATCACCAACTTCAACATCTCCGTGGGCATCACGGACGACTTCATGTGCGCCGTGCGCGACGATACAACCTTCGACCTGATCAACCCGCGAGATGGCGTCGTCTGGCGCACGGTACAGGCACGTGAGTTGTTTGATGAAATCGTCAAATACGCCTACAGCAACGGCGAGCCGGGCGTCCTCTTCCTCGACGCGGCCAACCGCACCAACCCCGTGCCACACCTGTACGAACTTGAGGCGACCAATCCCTGCGTTACGGGTGACACAAGGATTTACACGGCGAACGGGTTGTATCAAGCGGCTGAATTGGCGGCAGCCGACGCCTTGCCCGTTGTGGTTGATGGTCGCTTTGACGTAGACACATTACAACCGGCCAGCGCCGTTTTTGCTACGGGGGTCAAAGACGTTTTCCGCGTGACAACGCGGGAAGGATATGAAGTGCGTTTGACGGCCAATCATCAGGTCATGACCGCGCGGGGCTGGGTTGCTGCCGGCCAGTTGCAACCAGGCGACCAGATTCATATCCTTAATCGTCCGGGTGCGTTTGGTACAGAGGGTTCGCGGGAATTGGGGTTGGTACTGGGCTGGCTAGTCGGTGATGGCACTGTCAATCAAATCAGAGCTGTTCTTTCCTTTTTCGGGACGGAAAAGACGGAATTAGCGCCCACTTTCGCGGACGCTGTGACCACGCTTGTGGACAAAGATGATCGATACAAACAAAACACGCATCGGTTCTATCCCGTCCAGCCGACTGAGATCGCGGGACGTGACGAAGTTCGTGTGCAATCTGATAGATTGCGCCACCTGGCGGCACAATATGGCCTGGACGAGAATAAGCTGCAAGTGCCAGAGGTTATTTTTCGTGGTAGCCAGGAGACGCAGCAAGCATTTTTACAGGCGTTGTTCACGGCTGACGGCACGATGGCCGATGGTGGCGACAAGGGGAGCAGCGTGCGGCTGACATCCATCAGCGTCGCGTTGTTACAAGATGTACAGCGCCTGCTGTTGAATTTTGGCATCGCCAGCCGCATCGATCGTGAAAGACGGACAGCAGGATGGCGAGAATTGCCAGATGGCACAGGGGGGACTGCGCCATACTGGTGTCAGGCGTATCATGAACTCGTTATTTCGCAGGACAATTTGCTGCGTTTTGCCCGGCGCGTTGGCTTTTTGAGCCAGGCAAAACAGACATCTCTGCTCGATTGCCTGGCCCATATGACGCATGGTCCTGATCGAGAGAGGTTTGTCGCCCATGTGCAAGCCGTCGAACCGGATGGACGGGAGATGGTATATGATTTGTCGCAGCCTTCGACGCATTCCTTTGTAGCCAATGGGTTGGTGGTCCACAATTGCGGCGAGCAATGGTTGGGCGCATACGAAAACTGCTGTCTGGGGTCCATCAATCTGGCGAATCATTTTGCGCCTGACGGGGCAGTTGACTGGGAAAAACTGGCGCAGACGACGGCGCTGGCGACCCGTTTTCTGGATGATGTGGTGTCGGCGAATGCGTATGTGCCGGCAGTTCCGCAACTGAAGGAGGCCGCTTTCCGCGCGCGCCGCATTGGGTTGGGCATTATGGGGCTGGCGGATTTGATGTATCATGCCGGCATTCGCTACGGTTCCGCCGAAGGTCAAGCGTTTGCCGCCCAGGTGATGGAGTTCGTCCGCTTCCACTGCATGAAGACCAGCATTGAACTCTCCCGCGTACGTGGCCCCTTCTTGTCCATTAAGGGTAGCATCTACGACCCCGACAACTTGCGTTGGACGCCACCCCAACCCCTTTTCCCTTACGCGCGCGATTTTGGGCGACCGGTGTTGAATTGGGATGAGATTGTTGCCGGCATTCGCCAGCACGGCATCCGCAACGCCGCCCAAACCACCGTCGCCCCCACGGGAACCATCGCCACCGTCTCCGGTTGCGAAGGCTACGGCTGCGAACCTGTCTTCGCCCTCGCCTACGTCCGCCACGTCAACGACAATGGCAAAGACCTGCAACTCACCTACACCAGCCCTCTCTTTGCCCAGGCCCTGCTTGATGCGGGGCTGGACGAGGCCACTCGCAACCACATCATCGAACACGTCGTGCAGGTTGGCACCTGTCAGGATTTACCGGAATTGCCGGCATCCATTCGCCACACCTTCGTCGTCTCCCAGGACATTAGCGCCGCCGAACATGTGCAAATGCAGGCCGCTATCCAGGCATTTGTGGACAACAGCATCTCCAAAACCTGCAACTTTCCGGCCACCGCGCAGCCGGAAGACGTGGCGCAGGCCTACATGTCCGCCTGGGAACTGGGCTGCAAAGGGCTTACCGTCTACGTAACCGGTTCGCGGGACAAGGTCGTGCTGGAAACCCACGCCACCAAAAAGGCCAAAGAACCGGAGGCCGCCGAACCGGCGCGACAGCCGGCGCTGTGGCCCGCGGAAACGAAGAAGCCGCGCCCCAGGCAGCTCAAAGGCGTGACCCACCGTATTACCACGCCTCTGGGAACCGCCTACGTCACCATCAATGAAAATGGCGGCAACCAGCCGTTCGAAGTATTTCTGCAAACGTCTAAGGCCGGGAGCGACACGGCCGCCGTCTCCGAGGCGATTGGCCGTCTGATCAGCTACATTTTGCGCCTCTCGTCCTCCGTTCCTCCACGCGAGCGGATGCGGGAAGTTGTGAATCAATTGGGCGGCATTGGCGGCGGGCGTCCGCTGGGCTTTGGCTCCAACCGCGTGCTGTCACTGCCGGATGGTGTGGCTCAGGTGCTGAATGATTACCTGTTGGTGGACCAATCCACCCAAGACAATGAACACAGGGTGGCGAAAGCGGAGATGCACCGCCTGCCTATTGGCGACCTGTGTCCCGAATGTGGTGAAGCAGCCGTCGTCAATGAAGAAGGATGTCGCAAATGCTATGCCTGTGGCTACAGCGAATGCTGA